The DNA region GGTGGGATAAGAGCCTGCTAAACAAGTCTTTTTCTGGTCCACTGGTAAATGTTGaattctgctgatttttttttttttttcccctgctgtctTTGTTTCCTCTTGCTGGCTTGTGCTGCAGATCTCCATGGAGTTCAGGAACCTGTCGAAAGTCTACCAGGATGTGATTTCAGACATTTGTCACAAGATGGGCGTCGGGATGGCCGAGTTCTTGGAGAAGAAGGTGGATTCTCAGCGTGAGTGGGATAAGGTAAGTCAACCCAGACACGCTCAACATCAGTAGGAAAGTTACCTTGCTGGGGCCTGAAGGTCTGCATGTGCAGCTTCCCTTATCATGAGGAACTATTCCTCAATGCAGGGCAGCTGTGGAGGGATGGTGTGGAAGATTTCACCAGTGGCTTGGTGGTGTCCCCCACCAGCACATGTTTCTGGGTCCTGTTGCGGGCAGCTCATTTGGTAGCACCAACAGTCACAGGCATGACAGAGGACACCCTTGGCAAGGTGTTTGGGCATGGGAAAGCTGATGTGTAAGGAGAACTTGCAGAAAACACACCACGAATTACCTCCTTAAGCATCACTTTTGTAAAAATGTGCTGTGCAAAGTGGGCAGCTCTTTGTAACTGttccttttaccttttttttgtcCCTTGCCCTCCCGGTGCGTCCCAGTACTGTCACTACGTAGCTGGGCTGGTGGGGATAGGCCTTTCCCGTCTCTTCTCTGCATCAGAGCTAGAAGATCCGATTGTCGGACAGGACACGGAGCTGGCAAACTCCATGGGCCTCTTCCTGCAGAAAACCAACATCATCCGTGACTATCTGGAGGAccagctggagggaagggagttCTGGCCCAGAGAGGTAAGGGAGAGCACTGCTGTTGGGCaagcttttctgctgtgtttcatgAGGAACTGCACGTACTGTGCTAATAAATAATGTAGGTACTGTCTTTGCTGCTCTGATAGTGCATTGCAGCCTCTCGTTGGAAGAGTTCCTCCtagaattttcttcaaaatcccTACGGCCAGGgtttttccactgctttggCTTGTTTGTTCATGTCCCTTGACAATCTTCTCAGACTACTGTCCAAGATCTGTTGTGGATGTAGCCAATGGGCCATGCACAGCTAAAATTGTGGTGTCTTTCACATCCCTTTAAATCAAAGTTAATGGTAGAGATTTGACAGTCTGCTTCAATTTTAAGGTTGCTGCTGTTGGTTGTACATGCCTTTAATAATAACAGTTCTTCAAATGACACCTGACTCAGAAGTCCTACGTCTATCTACAGCTGTTGGGTACTGATGTGGTGACAAGATGACATCTTCCCCCCCGCTGCTAAGAGCTTGTTGGgcagctttttctcctctccctatTAAGTCAGAGCTGGgaatgagggagaaaaagacTGGGTGAGGTTTTTGGGAGGTTACCTAGTCTATTCCCGAAGGCAGGATCAACTCTGCCTGTCAGACAGATGCTTGTCTGCTGTTCTTGAAGCCCTCCaaggaattttctttctctccccacaTGGCAGACCTTGTCTGATAGAACATTTCCCGATACCAGCCTGGCACATGAGCTGTACTTCTTTGCCCTACCTGTAGAAGACATGAAGATACATCCTTTTTCTTCATAGTCTTAGCATATATGAAGGCTACTGTCAGGTTTCCAgagcctttcctttcttctttagcCTCGTACGCCCTAGTCCTTCAAGGCTGTGGGGGTTCTTCCCCCAGACCTCAGACTTACTGATGTCTCCTTCGCAGCATGAATGTACCCTCTAACTTGAGTTCTTACCTTGCTCTTCAGGTTTGGAGCAGATATGCAAAAAAGCTCTCGGACCTTGCCAAACCAGAGAACATAGATATGGCTGTCCAGTGTCTGAATGAGCTCATCACCAACGCTCTCCACCACGTCCCTGATGTCCTTACGTATCTGTCCCGCCTGAAAAATCAAAGCGTCTTCAACTTCTGTGCGATCCCCCAGGTAGGTTATCGCTTTCAAGTGGTTCTTCATCATCTGCAGCCCAGCTGATGAGGAGTTGGAGGCGGAAGGGTTACGTATCAGATCTGTGAGAGAACCACAGAATGCTGGGGATTgaaagggaccttgaaagatcatttagtccaaTCTAGGACACCACCTCCTTGGAGCAGCCAAAAGACGCtgctaatttctgtgtttcGCCTGAGACAAGCGATAGACACCGATACTTCCTAGTCTCTGAGAATGGCACCTTTCCCAGAGCAATTCCTCCTTCTCAGACAGCCCGTTGTTCTTCTAGTTCCTTGCTTTTGCCCTTGGTGGTGGTATCTTGAGGAAGTCTCTGGTTCTTAGGTACCCTTAGGGTACACCTGCAAGAGGCCAGCAGCGCCTTCCAAGGCCACTGCAGGTTCCCAGGCCCGGTTCCCCAGCTGGCAGGCATTCTCTGCTGCTAGGTTTTAGGACACTTCTGCTGTCAGCCTTTTCCCCAGTTGGGCCAGGTCAACTTTGCggctgctcccatccccaaCACTTTCCCATTCCCGTGATGACTTCTCATCCCCCAGCCTCGCTTGGGGACCCGCCACCCGCAGCCATTCCCCATCAACAGCAGTCGTCCCCAACCCACTTGGTGGCGCGGACAGCGGGAGAGGGCTGCGTTCAGCCCCCCCGCTGACCTATGCAGGAAGAAGTggaggcagaggctttgcagggtggaaaagtcataatttattcctggggtaattgtggctgccacccccagcccgtccccaggtGAGGCCCGGTCGCTGCTCAGTTGCGGGGCCTGGCGTGGCGGCCCGCGTGGTCGCCAGACCCCGGCTCCTCCAGTTGGACCCGACGTAGCCAGGCGATGTACTCGGCTATGTCCTCGGCGTCGGGGTACTGCAGGGACCGTGGCAGCCTGTGCCCGTCCTGCTCCGAGTGCCAGGAGCGGCTGCGGACGAGCCGTCGTGCTTCGGcggggctgcgctccctgcgccGTGGCGAGACGCTGCGCGAGCGGTAGCTGGAGGGGCTcctctgccgctgctgctgctgctgctgctgccgctccAGCCCCGCGTTGCGCTGCAAtccccggcggggccggcggggcgagGCATCGTGCTGGGCGGGCGGCACCACGAGTGCGATGGTCCCAATACGCCCGCGGCACAGTGGGCAGGTGGCTCTTCGAGTGGCCCAGGGCAGGATGCACCCCAGG from Cygnus atratus isolate AKBS03 ecotype Queensland, Australia unplaced genomic scaffold, CAtr_DNAZoo_HiC_assembly HiC_scaffold_380, whole genome shotgun sequence includes:
- the LOC126913720 gene encoding squalene synthase-like; this encodes MTISLDVKVPMLHEFHSYLYQPDWKYMESKEKDRQVLEDFPTISMEFRNLSKVYQDVISDICHKMGVGMAEFLEKKVDSQREWDKYCHYVAGLVGIGLSRLFSASELEDPIVGQDTELANSMGLFLQKTNIIRDYLEDQLEGREFWPREVWSRYAKKLSDLAKPENIDMAVQCLNELITNALHHVPDVLTYLSRLKNQSVFNFCAIPQVGYRFQVVLHHLQPS